The DNA sequence GCACACGCCGTTCACGTACTTTGCCTCATCGGAGGCGAGGAAGAGTGACGCATAGGCGACGTCGAAGCAGTCCCCCATTTTTCCCGTGGGGGAGAGCTCGTTTCGAGCAGCAACCATCTCTTCGACGGAATCGTAGTTTCCGCTGATCTGGCGATACATCAATGGCGACTCAATGTAGCCGGGGGCAACGCAATTCGCGCGGATGCCCTGGCGCGCGTACTGCAGCGCGATGTTGGTCGTGAACTGGATCATTCCGCCCTTCGTGGCGGAGTAGCTCGGGTAGTTGTACCCGATGTAGCGCATGCCACCAATGGAGGAGACGTTCACGATCGATCCGGAGCCCTGCTCCAGCATGTGGGGGAGCACGAACTTGCAGGTGAGGAAGGCGCTGGTGAGGTTGATCCGCATCACGAATTCCCACTCATCGAGACTCATCTCGATGGGACCTCCCATGCGGGCGATTCCGACGTTGTTGTGCAGGATGTCGATGCGACCGTAGCGGGCGATCACCTGGTCGACGACGCCAGACACTGACTCTTCTGAGGTGACATCACCCACGAGGCCGGTTCCCTCGAACGGGATTCCGAGAGTGTCGCACTCGGCCGTGAGGCGAGCAACACCACTCTTCACGGCTTCTTCGTTCACATCGACGATCACCACGTGAGCCCCCGCTTGCGCGTACACAATGCTCGTCGCGAGGCCATTGTTGATCTCGCCTCCAGCTGATCCTCCACCGAAAACGAGGGCTACTTTGTTGCTGAGTCGTTGCATGTCATTCATACTTTCTTGCTTGTGCAGGTGGGGGCATCCGTGTGAATGCCCCCACCCAATTCGTTGATGCTTTACGCGAGGGTGCGTCGCACGGCGGCAACGATCTTGTCGACGGTGGGGATGACCGCCGCTTCGAGTTCTTCGCTGTAGGGGATAGGCGTTCGTGCAGCGCCGAGGCGAACCGGTGCGGCATCGAGCTTGTCCCACGAGTTCTCAACGACTTCTGCCACGAACTCTGCGCCCCAGCCGTAGTCCCGAACTGCTTCGTGACCAACGACGAGGTGTCCAGTTTTCGCTACGGACGCGTAGACGGTGTCCATGTCGAACGGGAACAGTGTGCGGGGGTCAATGACCTCGGCGCTGATCCCATCGGCTTCAAGAATCTCCGCCGCCACCAGCGACCGCGCCAAGATCTGCTGCGTAGCGACGATCGTGACATCAGTGCCGACTCGGGCAATGCGAGCCTGCCCGAAGGGGAGCGGCTCAAAGTCGACAAGACCCTTGTCGTAGTAGAGGTTCTTGTGTTCGAGGAAGATCGTCGGGTTGTTGGTCGTGACCGCATGGCGGAGCAGCCCGTAAGCATCTCCGGGTGTTCCGGGCACAGCGACCTCAAGGCCGGGGATGTGCGCAAAGAGGGTCTCGAGTGACTGCGAATGCTGAGCAGCCTTACCGATTCCGGAACCACCGTTGGTGCGAATCACCAGCGGAACGTCGAACTGTCCGCCGAACATGTAGCGCGACTTTGCAGCCTGGTTGATGATGCCGTCAAAGCCCAAGAAGGCGAAGTCGGAATACATGATTTCCAGGATCGGTCGAGTTCCACGCGATGCCGCTGCCGTTGCCGCGGAGATCAGTACTTCTTCACTGATCGGGGTATCCATGACACGGTTCTTGCCATAGACATCCGCGAGCTTGCGAGTAACGCCGTAGATGCCGCCACCGGTGCCCCACGTGGTGATGTCTTCACCGAGAACGAATGCCTCGGGAGTGTCTTCGAGAATGTCGTGCAGCGCGGCGTTGAGGGCACGCCACGTGCTCATGCTCTTGGGTGCTTTACTCATCGCGAGACCTCTTCTTCCTTGTCGTATACATCGGTGAATGCTGTTGATACATCGGGGAACGGGGAGTTTCGAGCGAAGTCCTCCGCGGCCTGCACCTCGGTGGCGAGCTCGGCCTGCATGCTGGTCCAGCGTTCGTTATCGAGCACGCCAGCATCGATCAG is a window from the Salinibacterium sp. NK8237 genome containing:
- a CDS encoding SDR family NAD(P)-dependent oxidoreductase — translated: MNDMQRLSNKVALVFGGGSAGGEINNGLATSIVYAQAGAHVVIVDVNEEAVKSGVARLTAECDTLGIPFEGTGLVGDVTSEESVSGVVDQVIARYGRIDILHNNVGIARMGGPIEMSLDEWEFVMRINLTSAFLTCKFVLPHMLEQGSGSIVNVSSIGGMRYIGYNYPSYSATKGGMIQFTTNIALQYARQGIRANCVAPGYIESPLMYRQISGNYDSVEEMVAARNELSPTGKMGDCFDVAYASLFLASDEAKYVNGVCLPVDGGLTQQSAAAV
- a CDS encoding alpha-ketoacid dehydrogenase subunit beta, with the translated sequence MSKAPKSMSTWRALNAALHDILEDTPEAFVLGEDITTWGTGGGIYGVTRKLADVYGKNRVMDTPISEEVLISAATAAASRGTRPILEIMYSDFAFLGFDGIINQAAKSRYMFGGQFDVPLVIRTNGGSGIGKAAQHSQSLETLFAHIPGLEVAVPGTPGDAYGLLRHAVTTNNPTIFLEHKNLYYDKGLVDFEPLPFGQARIARVGTDVTIVATQQILARSLVAAEILEADGISAEVIDPRTLFPFDMDTVYASVAKTGHLVVGHEAVRDYGWGAEFVAEVVENSWDKLDAAPVRLGAARTPIPYSEELEAAVIPTVDKIVAAVRRTLA